DNA sequence from the Penicillium psychrofluorescens genome assembly, chromosome: 3 genome:
ACCGCTGAACCATCCTATTGATCGTAAtagtgaatgaatgaatgatcTATTATTCTGTTATACTCTACCTTGTCGCATTCAATTGGATCAAGCATTGTTAAAAGCTTTTGGACACTGTAAACCCAACAACTGAGCCCACTATAGTCACTGAAGAACCCTCAGTCAACTCCCGTCGAACGTAGAAGCAGTCTTAACACGCGGGGATAAAAAGGATTGCACTCAGATTCCGGCGGGCTTTAAAGCGGATAGTGTGGATTTCTGTTTTCAAGTACTCTCAGAGGTTggatgtatgtatgtatggAGAACGAGTGTACCCGATTAGGAAAATACGATGATGACCGGGGTAGGCGGTTGGAAACTATCTACAGTCGTTGTAGGTAACATAGTAGTTTAACGGCTTTATGAGTTTCTGTCTTGAAATAAAACTTGCTCTGCGAGCTGCCCGGGAAGATGCAGTAAAAACAATTTACACGCCAGGAGTCGCCAGAATGCATAGAAGTACAAGGGAAAAAAACCAAAACGAAAACGAAATATATCAGGCATGTTATGAGTCGCTAGGAAAGAATAAACCAAGATAAGAATTTAAGGATTTCCTAGGACTTCTGCTACGTCATGCCTGGCCTAGGGAAGATCGGGACGGTGTCCATCTGTTCCAGTCCGCTCATTGTCCCGGTTTGTCCGGAGGATTGCCAGCCTCGGCCCGTTTGTTGGTTGATGAACTGGCTCTGGCGGAAGGGATTCGTGCTCCCCGTGGGATTtggctgcagcggctgcaggccctgctgctgtggttGCTGTTGCGAAGGCGGGACTGAAGAGCTTCGTGCAAAGGGGTTGGTGCCTGTTCGCTGCGGTTGAAGGGCCTGTGTTggcagtggtggtggctgCGATTGAGCGGACTGCGGGGAGTACGGCTCAGACGACCCTTGGCTGAACTGCGGCGTTGCCATAGATAGGCGCCGAGCGAAAGGATTCGTATTTTGACGGGAGAGCGGAGTCGCGGGTGTCGGAGATCCTGTGGAGGACTGGGGTAGCATGGATTGCCGGAATGGGTTTGTCGGTGTTCCCTGCTGCGGTCTCGGTACGGccggtggcggtggctgttCCTGCTGAGCGTACGAGACAACACCGCTCTGCGGGATCGGGGCGAGTGGCGACTGGTAGTCGTATGTCTGTGGCTGCGGTGTGTATCCCCCGAATCCTGCACCCGTGGGGGTTGCTTGAAGCGGCTGTTGCGCCTGTTGCTGCCCAAAGGGATTGTTGGGGTTCTGCGGCGCATAGGATCCTCCAAACGGGTTGGATTGCCCATATCCAGTCTGCTGAGGTTGCTGGTATCCAGTCTGCTGAGGCTGCTGATACCCAGTCTGCTGAGGCTGCTGATATTGCTGCGGGAACCCGGTCTGCTGAGGGTAGAACCCTTGctgtggttgttgttggaaGCCCGTTTGCTGGTACTGCATCCCGGGTTGCTGCACTGGGGCTTGTTGCCCCATCGGTTGTTGGTTCTGTTCGATGGATTCGAAAAAATCCATCAAGTCCGCAGGAGGGGGCTTTTGCTGCGGGGGCGCGCTGGACACGGGCTTGGGGTCAGCCGAAGGGGCGCTAGCGGCCGTGGTGCCGATggagggcggtggtggtggatggccgCCCTTTTTCGCAGCGAGGTATtcccgacgacgaagatcaaAGTCGGGATCATTgagatcatcttcgaggaGGCGAGCCAAGTCAGTGGAGGCGTGCTTGAGTTTGGGAATCTCCAAACGAGTGGCCGACTGGAAATGCCTCGCGACCCCAAGAAACTGCACCACTTCCTCGGTCTGCTTGGTGAACGTTTTGTAGATAGCCAAGGCGCGGATACTATCCGGCCGCGACATTTCGAAATAGTGTTCTAAAGGGCTCAGGATCAGAAACGGAGCGCGACCAACATGGCGACAGGGGACCTACCCAAGACATTGATTGTGCCCTCATTCATCACCGAGTACAGAGTGAGAAGgtcgagggtgaggaggCGAAAGGCAGTCAGGCTGATCTCGTTCTCGGGCTCATCCGACAACAGCTGCATGGGGGGGTTAGTCGCGGAATGCATTCCGACTCAGGAAAATAAACTGACATCACAGCGCAACAGAGCACGAATCTGCTTCTGTACAACTTCCGTCTCCCGTAGAAGACCTTTGTCCACGCTCAATCGCTTTAGTCGCCCTGGTCCGCTTCGTACGTGGTCGGCCTTCGTCGCTTCGAATGCTTTGGCGCGCACAATGAGATACTCGCCATAACGCCGGATGTTATGCCCCTGTGCTTGCGCTGAAAGGTGTCAGTGAATCCACTACATGGACCGAGCGTAGGTTGGACTAACCTTCAGAGAAATTGCTGGGCGCAATCTTCTTCGGATTCTCCGCCAGGAACCCCAGCGCCGAATCTTCTGCGCCTTCGCGGATCATAAAATGGACGACAATGAGTGCTTTGAACACAATGGTCCATGCAGGGTCCCGAAGCCGCAGCTGCAGAATCCGAAACACTTCCGCCACCCCTGCATCGCCTGTTTTGGtcgcgaggaggatgtgCTCGATATATTTGGATTTGGGGGCCGCAAGCTGTGTAGCTAGGATGTGAGCGACCGAGATGCCAATTTAAATGCCCGTTCAACCAACCTTGAGCTTGGTGGCCCCTTTTACCGACTTCTCAAACTTGTGGGACATTGCCTCCTAAGCGTGCAGGTCGATGCCCAATTGCCGTCGAATGAAAGGGAAGCCGGGGCAGTCGAGGAAATATAAGCGTCGCAAAAGATTGCTTCAAGGATCACAACCGTCGAGTTATTGTAACGGATCTTCCACGATCATTGCCTGTGTCGCGCAGGAAGTGGCTCATTGAAGCATGCTGGCTGTCTGGGATACGTTGCTGTtcgagagaagagggaaaaggaCGCTCGGAAGAGCCGGACTGGCAATTAAGAGCTAGGGGATACCCTGTAAAGGTGTAAAGTGAGTAATATAGCGATGGAGGATAAGGATAGCCCGAATAACAAAGGGTGCTGGGGGGGGATCGCAAGAGAGAGTGAGGGAGACGTCTCAGTCATCCATCGCCCAATCGGGTCTAGCTCCGGTCCGGGCATCTCGTGCTGCACTCAGCCCTAACTACATCCTATCCTATACATGGTATCGACCGCGGCATGGCAATGAGCATATTGTCGTGACTTTCCAGCCTCCTTTAATCACTTCTAGGCAAAATCTGACTACAACCAATCTTCAAAACCAACGCTCCAAAGCTATTTCCGGGGATATTATAAGTTTGATTCAAACAGTCCAGGTCGCAGAGGGGTAAATAGAAAGATTGGTTTCCAGGAGGCAGATTCCCATTGTTGGCATAGGATTGGACGATCGACTTGGTCGTGTCTCCGGTGTAGTTGGCGGCAAAGCCATACTGCGTCTGAGACAGCTCGGATGATTTGGCAATAAATGTTAGATTAAGGCTAATTTGGGTGTCATATATATATTGGATACACAAGTCGATGCGTGCATGTCATTATGTACCCAGCCATTGACAACTTGATTACATCAACTTGCGACGGCACTTCTCATCGCGTCCATCCCAGCAGAAATAAGGCTCAAGAGTTGGCTGTATTGCCTGAGTCCATTGGAGATACTGTCGAACTCATTAGAGGTTAAATAAGTAGAGAAACTTGATACCTTCCTCTCCGACGCCTAGAAGTTGACGGAAAGAGAGTTCTGGAACGAACGAAATCCAATTTCGTCTGTCGGCGAGCCGTTCTGATTAACTTCGAAGTGCGAGTCGAACCATCATTGAATTAAGTTTTTGCCTTCGAAGGTTATGTATGCATAGCGGAAGGCGGTAGCTCTAAGCCGAATGAGCTGATTGACTCGATTACAGTCAGCCACTCGCGATTTCCAGGCCGTAAAGGCGATCGCCGACCGTATTATTCCGCTTGTGTCGCTTATGTCAAGGCTTTTGTGGTCTCTTGAGGCCCATCACGGAGACTGTCTTGTCAAAGTTCTATCTATCGTCGTGGTGGATCCTATACTACATAGTCGTCCTTTGAGCGCCGTTGAACTACTCACGGATCGCCTTCGGATTCTAGCATTTTGCATGTTGATAGTCATATCTTCACGAGAAACGTGCTGCAAGTCCTCGTTGAGGTTGGGCAAACTTATAGTTCCATTTCGCGCTGACGATCTGAACTGGCGTCTCGCCAGGCTTCGCGAGCAGAAGATTTACCATTTCTCGTACGCGAGACGGTGTAGGCGCTGCTCCACGACGGACTAGAGAGAGTAACTATGGCGTCGTTGGTGGTTAAAAAGGGTAGGCAGTGATGGGGTGACGCGGTCGGGTTGCACCGCTACTCCCGGCGATCCCCTCGGCTCGTATTGCGACAGGGCGCATGAGTCGACCGGGATGGTATTCCTGTCTGACGATCCGATATGCTTAGTTTTCGGCGAGCCCTCCAACGGTTGGACAGTCGCGTTCTTCGCAGATTCGCGAAGAGTTCGAAATACTTATGCAAGGGCCAGAGGCCCCCAGTTAGATTGTTTCATGATTCAtgtgcttttttttttagcgCATGCTGATCCTTTATACGGCACTACATACCGTACACGGTACTTTTTTCACTGTTGAGCACTCAATATTCTGTGGCCCTTTAGCCATTTAACCCTTCCTCAGAGCCTTGTACAAAGATAGATAGGTCATTTTGGCAGCTGGTACGGGTCCGGCGCCTTAACGAACGCCACTGGACTCCTCTGGGTCCACCACGCGGACGAAGCCGAGGATCGAGTAGGGAACGCGGTCAGATTTTCCAGTATGTAGAAATGCTGCGCCCGATTAATACGACTGTCAGCCCAGACGCACAGCCCCGTCAGCGAGAGATCGGCCTTTTGTCCCTGCAGAAATCATGGCAGAAACGTAGAAATCAGGAGAAAAGCGCAGGGCGGCCCGGGGCAAAATGCGAACGGGCCTCCAGGGCTGTCCGAGTCAGATCGGGCAAAGCCTAGAGCACTACCGGCaccaataataatagttGATCAACGATTGTCCTTATCCACCTGGGCCGAGAGACGACCGGAATCTTCGCCGACAAGCGTTGAACCGCGCCCGGCCTGGCAATTAGTGAACGAAGTGAACTCAATGTCGCAAGTCCTGATTGGCGTGGATTGAGGAAAAACGATTCTCTTCAGCCGCATTTAGTTACTACCGCATTTCTACCCCGCCGGTCCCCCGGTTCAAAAAGACgttcttcctttttttccttttgttctctctcttcaaTGCCTCCGCTGGTCCTATCAAGCTCGCCGCCATGGACGCCAAGGACGCCTTCACTGGTCCCGAACATTCCTTACCGGTGCTGTCCCGGGCGCCTCCCGCAGagaccaccgctgccgccgacCCTCTTATGAAGGATCCAACGGCAGCCCCAACACCGCAGCCCTCCGCCCGCAATGCGCCGTCCAAGGTTCGCAAGGCCCGCAAGAACAACAATGCGTCGGGCAAGTCGACTCTATTCTGGGTCAACTCTGATCCACAGTCCGCAGCCCAGGGGACCAAGGACGAGACTCTGAAGCGCATTCGCTCGCATGTGATGTCGGAGCACAACCGCAAGAAGAGACTCGAGAACACGAAACGATACAAGACCAAGACCTGGAAGCACCTTGCCTTTCAACCTCCCGCGACGGCGTTGACGGTCGGTCCTCAGCTCCCGCCCGCATCGGCCTCGCTTAATAATGGTAGAAGCCCGGCTGCGATTGAATACTCGGGTCAACATCAGGAGCTCATCCCCGCGGGAACTACAACATACGCTTCTTCTACCACCTACCCGTCATCGTCGAGCTGGGATGACGATGAATACGATGAACCCGCCCCGTCGTCCATATGGACCTACTTGGGGCAAGGCGCTAGAGATCCATTTAATACTGGACATACCCAGCTCACAGATCGGATGATGCGCCATGTACAAACCTGTATCTTACCCCCTCCAAACTGAGGCGTATCTGACACGCTAACACCCTGGATAGTCCTCTGGGATCTCACCCAAGAAGCGCATCCATTACAAACTCGATATAAGCCAAAATTGCAGGCGCATTGGGCCGGCTTGATCCAAAAGGACCCGGCAATTCTGCACGCCTCAATTTGTATGGTGACCTCGAATGCGGCCATGCAACGAGGCGAGTTTCCTCTCACCGACCCCAGTAAACCACGCACCCCGCTTGTGCTGGATACGCTCCATCATCGCGGCGAGACGATCCGCCTGGTCAACGAAGGTTTATCTGATCCGACCAAGGCCTCCAGCGATGAACTGATTGCCGCAGTTTCCACCTTGCTAACAATTGAGGTGAGTTTTATGCTTTTGGTTTGATTGGAAATTATACTCACAGATCTAGATCGCGTCCGGCAATCCCGATTACCTCAAAATCCATCTAGCCGGGTTGCGGCAAATGATCGCATTACGCGAAAATTTTGCCGATGTACCTTCAGATATCCGCTTTCAGATTTCATGGTCGGTTGTTTTCCTTGCCAGCAAGACACAATTAGCTGACTCTTTGTACAGGACCGATATCCGTGTCGCTTGTATGGCGCATGCGAAGCCCATCTTCCCTTTTATCCGCGGCACCCGCCCAGAAGGGTTATCTCTTACTCCACTTAACGACGATATTGTCCAACTGGCTACGCGTTTAGTACCGCTGACGAAGGTACCCGGCATTTTTAACGAGAAATTGATTGAAACCATCTatgacctcgtcgaactCAGCTGGTACGCTGAGTGGATCAAAGGCAGCACGGGACATAAAGATATCAGCGAAGAGACCGAAGACTACTTCAACAATGAGGTGCTGCATGTTGAATATGCCCTACACGCGGACCGCTACACGGCCTCAGGCCAGGTAAAAGGCGACAACTCGATCGAGGGCTGCACGCGCCTCACCTGCTTACTCTTCCACAACTCCGCCATCTGGAACTTCTATCCTGCTCTCGCTCCTCTCCTGCCAAAACCTATCATCGCCCTAcgcctcgccctcgccgaggCCATCCCGACAGGCCTCTTTGGTCTCTGTCCAGATCTGCTGTTCTGGATGCTATTCATCGGTGCTGCCTGCAGCTCATATCTACCGACAGAGCGCACCTTTTTCGTCAGCGAGCTAGCTGCGGCTTCTCGTCTCCAGGGGATCATCACATGGCAGGAAGCCCGACCTATTCTCCTGGGCTTTTTCTACGTCGACCGTATTCACCTGCCCATGTTACGCCAGATTTGGGAAGAGGTGCAACGGCAGCACACGCCGACAGAGTTAtaattttcttctctctcataGATTTTTTGGGGAGTCTCTTTGGGCTTG
Encoded proteins:
- a CDS encoding uncharacterized protein (ID:PFLUO_004326-T1.cds;~source:funannotate), with the protein product MSHKFEKSVKGATKLKLAAPKSKYIEHILLATKTGDAGVAEVFRILQLRLRDPAWTIVFKALIVVHFMIREGAEDSALGFLAENPKKIAPSNFSEAQAQGHNIRRYGEYLIVRAKAFEATKADHVRSGPGRLKRLSVDKGLLRETEVVQKQIRALLRCDLLSDEPENEISLTAFRLLTLDLLTLYSVMNEGTINVLEHYFEMSRPDSIRALAIYKTFTKQTEEVVQFLGVARHFQSATRLEIPKLKHASTDLARLLEDDLNDPDFDLRRREYLAAKKGGHPPPPPSIGTTAASAPSADPKPVSSAPPQQKPPPADLMDFFESIEQNQQPMGQQAPVQQPGMQYQQTGFQQQPQQGFYPQQTGFPQQYQQPQQTGYQQPQQTGYQQPQQTGYGQSNPFGGSYAPQNPNNPFGQQQAQQPLQATPTGAGFGGYTPQPQTYDYQSPLAPIPQSGVVSYAQQEQPPPPAVPRPQQGTPTNPFRQSMLPQSSTGSPTPATPLSRQNTNPFARRLSMATPQFSQGSSEPYSPQSAQSQPPPLPTQALQPQRTGTNPFARSSSVPPSQQQPQQQGLQPLQPNPTGSTNPFRQSQFINQQTGRGWQSSGQTGTMSGLEQMDTVPIFPRPGMT
- a CDS encoding uncharacterized protein (ID:PFLUO_004327-T1.cds;~source:funannotate), with the protein product MDAKDAFTGPEHSLPVLSRAPPAETTAAADPLMKDPTAAPTPQPSARNAPSKVRKARKNNNASGKSTLFWVNSDPQSAAQGTKDETLKRIRSHVMSEHNRKKRLENTKRYKTKTWKHLAFQPPATALTVGPQLPPASASLNNGRSPAAIEYSGQHQELIPAGTTTYASSTTYPSSSSWDDDEYDEPAPSSIWTYLGQGARDPFNTGHTQLTDRMMRHVQTFLWDLTQEAHPLQTRYKPKLQAHWAGLIQKDPAILHASICMVTSNAAMQRGEFPLTDPSKPRTPLVLDTLHHRGETIRLVNEGLSDPTKASSDELIAAVSTLLTIEIASGNPDYLKIHLAGLRQMIALRENFADVPSDIRFQISWTDIRVACMAHAKPIFPFIRGTRPEGLSLTPLNDDIVQLATRLVPLTKVPGIFNEKLIETIYDLVELSWYAEWIKGSTGHKDISEETEDYFNNEVLHVEYALHADRYTASGQVKGDNSIEGCTRLTCLLFHNSAIWNFYPALAPLLPKPIIALRLALAEAIPTGLFGLCPDLLFWMLFIGAACSSYLPTERTFFVSELAAASRLQGIITWQEARPILLGFFYVDRIHLPMLRQIWEEVQRQHTPTEL